The genomic window GTGCCGGCGGTGTAACTGTATCTTATTTTGAATGGGTACAGAACAATCAGGGCTACTACTGGACTGAAGAAGAAGTCAATGAAAAGCTTGAAAAGAAGCTGGTTGACTCATTCAATCAGGTATATGACCTGTCACAAAGCAGACGTGTGAACATGCGTCTTGCTGCTTATATGGTAGGTGTACGTAAATCAGCTGAAGCAAGCCGTTTCAGAGGCTGGGTATAATCATTATATTTTACAGAGGGTTGCCTGACATGCAGGCAACCCTTTGTTTATGTTTACCAACTAGCTATTGAAGACTAAACCGTTGCCGGATCTCTCTCTTCGATGGGAGCCGGCTCCCAAGATTTAAATAATAATCCCAGGTTAATCAGTCCTGCAATTCCGACCAGTCCATATACCAGTCGTGCGCCTGCTGATTCAACTCCGCCAAAAATTGCTGCTACTGCATCAAATTCAAAAAATCCAACTAATCCCCAGTTCAGTGCGCCAATCACTGTTAAAACCAATGCGATTCTCTGGACCGTGTGCATGATATCCCTCCTTTACAATGGAATTGTTTTATTATTTGCGATCCGCACCTTCTCTATTCCACTCAAGCATCTCAATTGCATTCAGCGGAATCATCAAAGATAATGAATAGTGGACAGAACAACAGAAGGAGGTTTTCACAATGGATACATTTACTTTTTATAATCCGGTGAAACTGATTTTCGGAAAAGACCAGACAGAACAATTAAAAGAAGAAGTTCCTAAATACGGCAAAAAAGTACTGATGGTATATGGTGGAGGCAGTATTAAAAAGAATGGCCTTTACGATCAGATCACAGGTCTGCTGAAAGAAATCGATGCAGAAGTGTTTGAACTGTCAGGTGTTGAACCTAACCCTCGTCTGACTACAGCTGAAAAAGGGATCGAGATTGCGAAGAAAGAAAATATCGACTTTATCCTTGCAGTAGGTGGCGGAAGTGTCATTGACTGCACGAAGCTGATCGCAGCAGGTGCAAAATATGACGGCGCTGCATGGGACCTTGTTACAAAGAAAGCATTCGCAAGCGAAGCACTGCCTTTTGGTACAGTACTGACACTTGCAGCGACAGGCTCTGAAATGAATGCAGGATCTGTTATCACAAATGAAGAAACACAGGAAAAGTATGGCTGGGGAAGCCCTGCAACATTCCCTCAGTTCTCAATTCTTGATCCACAAAACACATTTACAGTGCCGAAGGATCAGACAATCTACGGCATGGTAGATATGATGAGTCACTTATTTGAGCAGTATTATCACAATGTCTCCAATACACCAGTGCAGGACCGCTTGATTGAAAGTGTTCTTCGTACAGTCATTGAAACAGCACCGAAGCTTGTCAATGATCTTGAAAATTACGAACTGCGCGAAACGATCCTGTACAGCGGGACACTTGCGTTAAATGGCATGCTTCAGATGGGTTACAGAGGAGACTGGGCATCACACAATATCGAACATGCTGTATCAGCTGTATACGATATCCCGCATGCCGGCGGTCTTGCTATCCTGTTCCCGAACTGGATGAAGCACAACCTTGAAGTAAACGAGGCGCGCTTTGCCCAAATGGCAGTCCGCGTATTTGACGTAGACCCTGAAGGTAAATCTGACCGTGAAATCGGAGAAGAAGGCATTCAGCGCCTGCGTGAATTCTGGACAGAAATCGGCGCACCATCAACACTTGCCGACTACGACATCAACGACGAAAAAGTCGACCTGATGGCAGACAAAGCAATGGTTAACGGTGAGTTCGGTAACTTTAAGAAATTAAATAAAGATGATGTTGTGAAGATTCTTACTGCGTCACTTTAAATGATAATGAACACATTAAATAGGCTTTATTAAAATGAGCTGTTGATTTCCGCTTCAGGGGGACGCTTTCCATGGCCGGGCGGTGAGCCAGCAGGCTTCGCCATGCTCCGTCTCACCTGTCCCTTCCTGCCATAGGAGTCGCCCCCTTTTGCTCCAATCAACAGCTGTGCAGTAACAATGATGGATTTTAATAAAGCCTTTTAAAATTGAGTACTATGCTGATTCATCGGTATAGTACTCTTTTTTATTAGATAATCTCAGGTTGATTGGAGCGTAAGGCGGGGAC from Jeotgalibacillus haloalkalitolerans includes these protein-coding regions:
- a CDS encoding iron-containing alcohol dehydrogenase, which gives rise to MDTFTFYNPVKLIFGKDQTEQLKEEVPKYGKKVLMVYGGGSIKKNGLYDQITGLLKEIDAEVFELSGVEPNPRLTTAEKGIEIAKKENIDFILAVGGGSVIDCTKLIAAGAKYDGAAWDLVTKKAFASEALPFGTVLTLAATGSEMNAGSVITNEETQEKYGWGSPATFPQFSILDPQNTFTVPKDQTIYGMVDMMSHLFEQYYHNVSNTPVQDRLIESVLRTVIETAPKLVNDLENYELRETILYSGTLALNGMLQMGYRGDWASHNIEHAVSAVYDIPHAGGLAILFPNWMKHNLEVNEARFAQMAVRVFDVDPEGKSDREIGEEGIQRLREFWTEIGAPSTLADYDINDEKVDLMADKAMVNGEFGNFKKLNKDDVVKILTASL
- a CDS encoding DUF378 domain-containing protein → MHTVQRIALVLTVIGALNWGLVGFFEFDAVAAIFGGVESAGARLVYGLVGIAGLINLGLLFKSWEPAPIEERDPATV